The Caenorhabditis elegans chromosome II genome has a segment encoding these proteins:
- the T05C1.1 gene encoding Activin_recp domain-containing protein (Confirmed by transcript evidence): MNKSLTLFLAILPATVLTLTCAVCEFKLLPPHDSECNGSCEGDVCFIVVNKYFNGTINAGCMHLREDDSFEDRAICHRGTYDNRCACSTFDNCNNPNVSISNYTFTESPVLENYQWVPQIQPPMPSIQPILPPKDIPIGGDLNETVTELENGVEDDLEKELDERTNATQILRNEENDDLLTVTTSVGLNIRDHTNRINTSSANNTSTSQQNVVVETSTTGTSFTPGHGSVEVTKVTQEASPPKLNPSNRNLTTDGTQNRDPNSTGSWKLFIVALIPILLKNLL; this comes from the exons atgaacaaatcaCTAACCCTTTTTTTGGCAATCCTTCCAGCTACAGTACTCACGTTAACGTGTGCAGTCTGTGAATTCAAGCTTCTCCCGCCACACGATTCCGAATGCAATGGCTCTTGTGAAGGAGATGTATGTTTTATTG ttGTGAACAAATATTTCAACGGAACAATAAATGCCGGGTGTATGCACTTACGAGAAGACGATTCATTCGAAGATAGAGCCATTTGTCATAG AGGAACCTATGATAACCGATGTGCCTGCTCAACATTTGATAATTGTAACAAcccaaatgtttcaatttccaaCTACACCTTCACCGAATCTCCAGTGCTCGAAAACTATCAATGGGTCCCACAAATCCAGCCACCAATGCCATCCA TCCAACCAATACTTCCACCAAAAGATATCCCAATCGGTGGAGATTTAAACGAAACTGTCACAGAGTTGGAAAATGGAGTGGAAGATGATTTGGAGAAGGAGTTGGACGAACGGACGAATGCCACACAGATTTT GCGAAACGAAGAGAATGACGATTTGTTGACAGTGACAACATCTGTCGGATTAAACATTCGAGATCATACGAACAGGATCAACACCAGTTCTGCTAACAATACGTCCACTTCCCAACAGAATGTGGTGGTAGAGACATCAACGACAGGAACGAG CTTCACACCCGGCCACGGAAGCGTCGAAGTTACCAAGGTCACCCAAGAAGCCTCACCACCAAAGTTGAACCCATCGAACAGAAATCTTACAACTGACGGAACCCAAAACCGGGACCCGAATTCAACAGGAAGCTGGAAGCTTTTCATTGTTGCACTAATTCCAATTCTTCTTAAAAATCTCTTGTGA
- the T05C1.2 gene encoding Protease III (Confirmed by transcript evidence): MASQQDASPPTGYNMGHRHSLTIETNPLHLLPSNMRRFSQADTARHPAAPLLSKLAARQQIPEAVAEKKDDEKPENK, encoded by the exons atggcCTCGCAACAAGACGCCTCTCCACCAACAGGTTACAACATGGG ACATCGCCACTCGTTAACCATTGAGACCAATCCACTGCACTTGTTGCCGTCCAATATGCGACGTTTCTCCCag GCCGACACTGCCCGTCATCCAGCAGCTCCTTTGCTCTCAAAACTCGCCGCCAGACAACAAATCCCTGAAGCAGTAGCCGAGAAAAAAGACGACGAGAAGCCAGAAAacaagtga
- the T05C1.2 gene encoding Protease III (Confirmed by transcript evidence) yields MRRFSQADTARHPAAPLLSKLAARQQIPEAVAEKKDDEKPENK; encoded by the exons ATGCGACGTTTCTCCCag GCCGACACTGCCCGTCATCCAGCAGCTCCTTTGCTCTCAAAACTCGCCGCCAGACAACAAATCCCTGAAGCAGTAGCCGAGAAAAAAGACGACGAGAAGCCAGAAAacaagtga
- the T05C1.3 gene encoding uncharacterized protein (Confirmed by transcript evidence), which produces MFRRLGEKTTLYRAESPSQNSLASHHNSEVSLPSVDYSQEDRHSCNTLIGDEWSQNGDVIIQPLQKPSNTPTTQYERIITRREIANTESDLCKKLSLIVDLVSDFANDANRLYEGADELLKELRTKIRVYIYFLDVEMADVEKLLRFNVDRSTICDERIDWLLHFTKCHKEMRRVLNELSEEVCEDLESCLEMRAKGVIGKKPSSIILSTLSGMRNGMMTASKLLGCLPRQRA; this is translated from the exons atgtTCCGAAGATTAGGAGAAAAAACCACGTTGTACAGAGCTGAAAGTCCATCTCAAAATTCATTGGCTTCTCATCACAATTCGGAAGTCTCATTGCCATCCGTCGATTATTCACAA GAAGACCGTCACTCGTGTAACACTTTAATCGGTGATGAATGGTCACAGAACGGAGACGTTATCATTCAACCACTACAAAAGCCATCAAACACTCCAACTACACAATATGAACGCATTATTACTCGGAGAGAGATTGCGAACACTGAATCCGATTTGTGTAAAAAG CTTTCCCTTATCGTCGATCTTGTTTCGGATTTTGCCAACGATGCGAATCGGTTGTACGAGGGAGCTGATGAACTATTAAAAGAGCTGAGAACAAAAATTCGGGtgtacatttattttttggatgtCGAAATGGCGGATGTTGAAAAGCTGTTAAGGTTCAATGTGGATAGATCCACGATTTGTGATGAGAGAATTGATTGGCTTTTGCATTTCACAAAGTGTCAT aaagaaatgCGTCGCGTCCTCAACGAACTCTCGGAAGAAGTTTGCGAAGATCTTGAGTCATGCCTAGAAATGAGAGCCAAGGGAGTGATCGGAAAGAAGCCAAGTTCTATAATTCTGTCAACACTGTCTGGAATGAGAAATGGAATGATGACTGCCTCGAAGCTTTTGGGGTGTCTGCCACGTCAAAGGgcttaa
- the T05C1.5 gene encoding ShKT domain-containing protein (Confirmed by transcript evidence) has protein sequence MLQFLPFFMLSSVIISAQELKTCRTVSYGASPDGNCPTGYTRISNGNCCAVDQVITSPDLCEDKFSGCAVRKPYCKTRSRNFEAAMNSFCAKTCGRCKAGSASLPPIVL, from the exons ATGCTTCagtttttgccttttttcatGCTCAGCTCTGTTATAATTAGTGCACAGGAACTGAAAACCTGTAGAACTGTATCTTATGGAG CCTCCCCCGATGGAAATTGCCCGACTGGTTACACCAGAATATCAAATGGAAACTGTTGTGCAGTTGATCAGGTGATAACTTCCCCGGACCTTTGTGAAGATAAATTCTCCGGTTGTGCTGTTCGTAAACCGTATTGTAAGACTAGATCACGTAATTTTGAAGCAGCAATGAATAGTTTTTGTGCGAAGACTTGTGGTCgct gcaaagCTGGATCTGCTTCATTGCCTCCAATTGTTCTATAA
- the camt-1 gene encoding Calmodulin-binding transcription activator homolog 1 (Confirmed by transcript evidence) — MVYSQLNPKRSALDADDHLLYRGFCDDEQRDVYEAAMVIQRAYRVYRARSTTRRQEDIERRAALKIQGCYRRYKQFCYFKKLHNAAIVVQKHFRMRKRDDKEEGAVEAVIASVPEHPTLDGQSICIQVPKTNSTMLRERAATTIQVAYRYRHRKRQAAARKIQNFMRQNRNKLRKMHALNEDGTSPARKPAEINATNEILMVNGKEMLTTMPQNSFRSVQHHPQQQFHIDQHNVIIHGTN; from the exons atggtgTACTCACAATTGAACCCAAAACGGTCCGCTCTCGACGCCGACGATCACTTGTTGTATAGAGGATTTTGTG ACGATGAACAACGAGACGTCTACGAAGCAGCAATGGTCATCCAACGAGCCTATCGAGTCTACCGTGCTCGGAGCACAACTCGTCGTCAGGAGGACATTGAACGACGGGCTGCGTTGAAGATTCAGGGATGCTATAGAAGATACAAACAATTTTGCTATTTCAAGAAGCTTCACAATGCCGCAATTGTTGTGCAGAAGCATTTTAGAATGAGAAAG CGCGACGACAAAGAAGAAGGAGCTGTTGAAGCAGTTATCGCCAGTGTCCCAGAACATCCGACTCTTGACGGACAATCCATTTGCATTCAAGTCCCGAAGACCAATTCGACTATGCTCCGCGAAAGAGCCGCCACCACGATTCAAGTCGCCTACCGTTATAGACACCGAAAACGTCAAGCCGCCGCCAGGAAGATCCAGAATTTTATGCGACAAAATCGTAATAa attgcgGAAAATGCATGCGCTAAACGAAGACGGTACGTCGCCTGCCCGCAAACCAGCGGAGATCAACGCAACAAACGAGATTCTGATGGTGAACGGAAAAGAG atgcTCACCACGATGCCCCAGAATTCATTCCGATCGGTGCAACACCATCCTCAACAACAATTCCACATCGACCAACACAACGTCATCATCCATGGGACCAATTGA